The genomic region AAGTCCTCGCTGACCGACGAGCTGGTACGCCGGCTCCGCGTCGACCAGCAGGACAAGCTGCGGGTCGCCGTCCTCGCCGTCGACCCCACCCGCCGCAGGGGCGGTGGCGCGCTGCTGGGCGACCGGATCCGGATGAACTCCCTCGACGGCGACCGCGCGTTCTTCCGCTCGCTGGCCACCCGCGGCGCGCACGAGCTGCCCGAGCACCTCGACGACGTGCTGCTGGTGCTGCGCGCGGCCGGGTTCGACCTGGTGATCGTGGAGACCCCGGGCATCGGCCAGGGCGACGCCGCCATCGTCCCGTTCGTCGACACCTCCCTGTACGTGATGACGCCGGAGTTCGGCGCCGCCTCGCAGCTGGAGAAGATCGACATGCTCGACTTCGCCGACGTCGTCGCGATCAACAAGTTCGAGCGCCGCGGCGCCGAGGACGCCCTGCGCGACGTCGGCCGCCAGCTGGTCCGCAACCGGGAGGCGTTCGGGCAGCGGCCCGAGGACATGCCGGTCTTCGGCACCTCGGCCGCCACCTTCAACGACGACGGCGTCACCGCGCTCTACCAGCAGCTGCGCGACCTGCTCGCCGGCCACGGGCTGCCGGTCGCCGAGGGCACCCTGCCCCGCGTCGGGACTCGGCACTCCACCACGATCGGCGCGGTCGTGCCGCCCGAGCGGGTCCGCTACCTCGCGGAGATCACCGAGACCGTGCGCGGCTACCACGCCCGCACCGAGGAGCTGGTCGAGCAGGCCCGCCGGGTCCAGCGGCTGGACGCGGTGGCCGCGGAGCTGGCCGGCGCCGCCGGGCTGGACGCCGGCGGCGTACCCGCCCTGCTCGAGCAGGCCCGGGCCGGGCTCGACCCGGACGTGGCGGCGCAGCTCGCGGGCTGGCCCGACGTGGTCGCGTCGTACGCCGGAGACGAGCAGGTCGTGACCGTGCGGGACCGGGAGATCGTCACCGCGCTCTCGCGGCAGTCGCTCAGCGGCACCCGGGTGCCGCGCGTCGCGCTCCCGGCGTACGCCGACCACGGCGAGCTGGTCCGGTTCTGGCGCCGGGAGAACCTCCCCGGCCGGTTCCCGTACACGGCCGGCGTCTTCGCGTTCAAGCGCGACAACGAGGACCCGGCCCGGATGTTCGCCGGCGAGGGCGACCCGGCCCGGACCAACCGGCGGTTCAAGGTGCTCTCCGAGGGCCAGCCGGCGACCCGCCTCTCCACCGCGTTCGACTCGGTGACGCTCTACGGCCGCGACCCCGACGAGCGCCCCGACATCTACGGCAAGGTCGGCACCTCCGGGGTCAGCGTCGCCTCGCTGGACGACATGCGGACCCTCTACGACGGCTTCGACCTGCTCTCGCCGACGACCAGCGTCTCGATGACGATCAACGGCCCGGCGCCCACCGTGCTGGCGTTCTTCCTCAACACAGTCCTGGACCAGGCCGCCGAGCGCGGCGTGGACCCGGCGACCGCGCTGCAGACCGTGCGCGGCACCGTGCAGGCCGACATCCTCAAGGAGGACCAGGGCCAGAACACCTGCCTGTTCTCCACCGAGTTCTCGCTGCGGATGATGGCCGACATCCAGGAGTGGTTCATCGAGCAGCAGGTCCGCAACTTCTACTCGGTCAGCATCTCCGGCTACCACATCGCCGAGGCCGGGGCGAACCCGATCAGCCAGCTCGCGTTCACGCTCGCGAACGGGTTCACCTACGTCGAGGCCTACCTGGCCCGGGGCATGGACATCGACGACTTCGCCCCGAACCTGTCGTTCTTCTTCTCCAACGGCATGGACCCGGAGTACTCCGTCATCGGCCGCGTCGCGCGCCGGATCTGGGCGGTCGCGATGAAGGAGCGGTACGGCGCCGCCGAGCGCTCGCAGAAGCTGAAGTACCACGTCCAGACCTCGGGCCGCTCGCTGCACGCGCAGGAGATGGACTTCAACGACATCCGCACGACCCTGCAGGCGCTGGTCGCGATCTACGACAACGCCAACAGCCTGCACACCAACGCCTACGACGAGGCCGTGACGACCCCGGGCGAGGAGTCGGTACGCCGGGCCCTGGCGATCCAGATGATCATCAACCGCGAGTGGGGCCTGGCGATCAACGAGAACCCGCTCCAGGGCGCGTTCATCATCGACGAGCTCACCGACCTCGTGGAGGAGGCAGTGCTCGCGGAGTTCGACCGGATCAACGAGCGCGGCGGGGTGCTCGGCGCCATGGAGACCGGCTACCAGCGTGGCCGGATCCAGGACGAGTCGATGCTCTACGAGCACCGCAAGCACGACGGGTCGCTGCCGATCATCGGCGTCAACACGTTCCGCAGGCCCGAGTCCGGGGACGGCACCCCCGACCACGTCGAGCTGGCCCGCGCCACCTCCGCGGAGAAGGAGTCCCAGCTGCGCCGGGTCCGCGAGTTCCAGGCCGCCCACGCTGCGGAGTCCGAGGCCGCCCTGGCCCGGCTCAAGGCGGCCGCCACGTCCGGCGAGAACGTCTTCGCCGTACTCATGGACGCCGCGCGGGTGTGCACGCTCGGGCAGGTCACCGAGGCGTTCTTCGAAGTGGGAGGCGCCTACCGGCGCAACGTGTGAGCCCGCGGAGGCGGGGTAGGACCGGGGCGTGCGCCGATCCGCCTGCGTCCCACTCGCCCTGCTCGCTCCGCTCGG from Nocardioides pantholopis harbors:
- the icmF gene encoding fused isobutyryl-CoA mutase/GTPase IcmF, which produces MSELHQPRNPVRLVTASSLFDGHDASINIMRRIFQSQGCEVIHLGHNRSVQEIVDAAVEEDVQGVAVSSYQGGHVEYFEYLVESLRAQGAGHVQVVGGGGGVIVHDEIERLRASGVTIFSPEDGQRLGLAGMINTVVRACDTDLVAQHAVDADAVLAGDRTAVARAITAAEQGRLPDDVLGRLRAAGHTPPILGITGTGGSGKSSLTDELVRRLRVDQQDKLRVAVLAVDPTRRRGGGALLGDRIRMNSLDGDRAFFRSLATRGAHELPEHLDDVLLVLRAAGFDLVIVETPGIGQGDAAIVPFVDTSLYVMTPEFGAASQLEKIDMLDFADVVAINKFERRGAEDALRDVGRQLVRNREAFGQRPEDMPVFGTSAATFNDDGVTALYQQLRDLLAGHGLPVAEGTLPRVGTRHSTTIGAVVPPERVRYLAEITETVRGYHARTEELVEQARRVQRLDAVAAELAGAAGLDAGGVPALLEQARAGLDPDVAAQLAGWPDVVASYAGDEQVVTVRDREIVTALSRQSLSGTRVPRVALPAYADHGELVRFWRRENLPGRFPYTAGVFAFKRDNEDPARMFAGEGDPARTNRRFKVLSEGQPATRLSTAFDSVTLYGRDPDERPDIYGKVGTSGVSVASLDDMRTLYDGFDLLSPTTSVSMTINGPAPTVLAFFLNTVLDQAAERGVDPATALQTVRGTVQADILKEDQGQNTCLFSTEFSLRMMADIQEWFIEQQVRNFYSVSISGYHIAEAGANPISQLAFTLANGFTYVEAYLARGMDIDDFAPNLSFFFSNGMDPEYSVIGRVARRIWAVAMKERYGAAERSQKLKYHVQTSGRSLHAQEMDFNDIRTTLQALVAIYDNANSLHTNAYDEAVTTPGEESVRRALAIQMIINREWGLAINENPLQGAFIIDELTDLVEEAVLAEFDRINERGGVLGAMETGYQRGRIQDESMLYEHRKHDGSLPIIGVNTFRRPESGDGTPDHVELARATSAEKESQLRRVREFQAAHAAESEAALARLKAAATSGENVFAVLMDAARVCTLGQVTEAFFEVGGAYRRNV